In one Vulgatibacter incomptus genomic region, the following are encoded:
- the serA gene encoding phosphoglycerate dehydrogenase, translating to MAAKVLVSDDLSREGIEILERGGLSVDVKVGLKPEELRAIIGEYDGLAVRSATKVTADLLAAAGKLKVVGRAGVGVDNVDLPAATKRGVIVMNTPGGSSVTVAEQTFAMMLSMFRHVPAATASVKQGKWEKKKFQGREAAGKTLGVIGIGNIGAIVVERARAFGMKVIAHDPFISPEAAAKLGATLVPLEEIWSSSDVISLHVPLTEQTRHIVNAQTLAKMKPGSYLVNAARGGVVDEVALADALKSGHLAGAALDVFEKEPPAADHPLFALDNFVCAPHLGASTQEAQEIVAVQLAEQMVAFFQDGSIKNAVNVPAVSKELLEHLGPWLDLAGRVGAVAGQLAPENASKVTIELTGEVTEHGTKPLTNEILRGLLPFFTQDPVNVVNAPALAKERGLAITEVKKAESPDYASTIGIKLEGASGSIEVVGSVLGKHDLRITRIDRFEIDAVPDGYILVLRNEDVPKIVGKVGSILGDAGVNIGRIHLSRSARSGQAFSMINIDSPASAAVLAELRAVPHVISVTPIQL from the coding sequence ATGGCAGCAAAGGTTTTGGTCAGCGACGATCTGTCCCGAGAGGGCATCGAAATCCTCGAGCGCGGCGGCCTCTCCGTCGACGTCAAGGTGGGCCTCAAGCCCGAGGAGCTCCGCGCGATCATCGGCGAGTACGATGGCCTGGCCGTGAGGTCGGCGACCAAGGTGACGGCCGACCTCCTCGCCGCGGCGGGGAAGCTGAAGGTCGTCGGCCGCGCCGGCGTGGGCGTCGACAACGTCGACCTGCCTGCGGCGACCAAGCGCGGTGTGATCGTGATGAACACGCCGGGTGGATCGTCCGTGACGGTGGCGGAGCAGACCTTCGCCATGATGCTCTCGATGTTCCGCCACGTCCCCGCGGCGACCGCGAGCGTGAAGCAGGGGAAGTGGGAGAAGAAGAAGTTCCAGGGGCGCGAGGCGGCCGGCAAGACCCTCGGCGTGATCGGCATCGGCAACATCGGCGCGATCGTGGTGGAGCGGGCCCGGGCCTTCGGGATGAAGGTGATCGCCCATGACCCCTTCATCTCCCCCGAGGCCGCCGCGAAGCTCGGCGCCACCCTCGTTCCCCTCGAGGAGATCTGGTCGAGCTCCGACGTGATCTCCCTCCACGTGCCCCTCACCGAGCAGACGCGCCACATCGTGAACGCGCAGACCCTCGCGAAGATGAAGCCGGGCTCGTACCTGGTGAACGCGGCACGGGGAGGCGTGGTCGACGAGGTCGCCCTCGCCGACGCGCTCAAGAGCGGCCACCTCGCCGGCGCCGCCCTCGACGTCTTCGAGAAGGAGCCGCCCGCCGCCGATCATCCGCTCTTCGCCCTCGACAACTTCGTGTGCGCGCCGCACCTCGGCGCGTCCACCCAGGAGGCCCAGGAGATCGTCGCGGTGCAGCTCGCCGAGCAGATGGTGGCCTTCTTCCAGGACGGCTCCATCAAGAACGCCGTGAACGTCCCCGCGGTCTCGAAGGAGCTTCTCGAGCACCTCGGGCCCTGGCTCGACCTCGCGGGCCGCGTCGGCGCGGTGGCCGGGCAGCTCGCGCCGGAGAACGCCTCCAAGGTGACCATCGAGCTCACGGGCGAGGTCACGGAGCACGGCACCAAGCCGCTCACCAACGAGATCCTCCGCGGGCTCCTCCCGTTCTTCACCCAGGATCCGGTGAACGTGGTGAACGCGCCGGCCCTCGCCAAGGAGCGCGGCCTCGCGATCACCGAGGTGAAGAAGGCCGAGAGCCCCGACTACGCCTCCACGATCGGCATCAAGCTCGAGGGCGCCTCGGGCTCCATCGAGGTCGTTGGCTCGGTGCTGGGCAAGCACGACCTGCGCATCACGCGGATCGACCGCTTCGAGATCGACGCGGTGCCCGACGGCTACATCCTCGTGCTCCGCAACGAGGACGTCCCGAAGATCGTCGGCAAGGTCGGCAGCATCCTCGGTGACGCCGGGGTGAACATCGGCCGGATCCACCTCTCGCGCTCGGCGCGGAGCGGCCAGGCGTTCTCCATGATCAACATCGACTCGCCGGCGTCGGCTGCGGTGCTCGCCGAGCTCCGCGCCGTCCCGCACGTGATCAGCGTCACGCCGATCCAGCTCTGA